In a genomic window of Lycium ferocissimum isolate CSIRO_LF1 chromosome 9, AGI_CSIRO_Lferr_CH_V1, whole genome shotgun sequence:
- the LOC132031735 gene encoding LRR receptor-like serine/threonine-protein kinase GSO2: MMGRNLMSFLGLLLLCCMHGYLAADDQSALLAFKSQITSDPFAVLAKNWTHGTSFCNWIGISCSKRHHERVTKLVLRSFRFRGSIAKEIGNLSFLSFLDIGNNTFHGQIPDEIGGLRHLKYLSLQMNNLSGEIPGSLGNLNMIEMLDLSGNDLYGHVPLAIFNNVSFLRIMDLGQNRISGNLPRAFCTKFPNLQGLSVSNNQLVGQIPSGLNQCTQLVYLSLSYNQFTGSLPRDMWNLAKLQDLFLAGNNLTGNIPSEIENLSSIRRLSLFRNQLVGTLPPSLGNLSTLVMIDISDNNIHGNIPPDLGHISSLEELYLGSNMLSGDVPLGIFNISSLKVIALAANTLSGKLPSNLAYSLPNLEGLYLGINKFSGTLPSSISNATKLNFLDLGRNMFSGNVPIDLGINLQQIQSINLQRNQFTNDLSTGELNFLNSLSHCKFLKFLMIGDNQFNGSLPKSSLTNLSLSLERFVAYNCGIRGKIPVGIGNLTNLSWLTLGANELIGSIPQELGNLKKLQTLRMYENKLDGIIPESLCNIKELYYLDLRRNQFSGQILGCLGNISSLRNIYLDSNSLSSNIPLNFWSNKDISIVSLSFNQLSGPLALEIGNMRGLIELYLSGNQLFGQIPSTIGQLQNLVNLSLDINRLDGAIPKSFENLVSLENLDLSHNNLSGQIPMSLAKLEHLIHLNVSFNELSGEIPDGGPFW, from the exons ATGATGGGAAGGAATTTGATGAGTTTCCTCGGCCTTTTGTTACTATGCTGCATGCATGGTTATTTAGCAGCTGATGATCAATCTGCTCTTTTGGCTTTCAAGTCTCAAATAACTTCTGATCCCTTTGCAGTTTTAGCCAAAAACTGGACACATGGCACTTCATTTTGCAACTGGATTGGCATTTCTTGCAGTAAAAGGCATCATGAAAGAGTGACAAAATTAGTCCTGAGAAGCTTTAGATTTAGAGGTTCAATAGCAAAAGAAATTGGGAACCTCTCCTTCCTTAGTTTTTTGGATATTGGAAACAATACATTCCATGGCCAAATCCCTGATGAAATCGGAGGTCTGAGGCATTTAAAATACTTGTCTTTGCAAATGAATAATCTCAGTGGCGAAATCCCCGGGAGCCTTGGGAACCTTAACATGATTGAAATGCTGGATCTTTCTGGTAATGATTTATATGGACATGTTCCTTTGGCCATCTTTAATAATGTCTCTTTCTTAAGGATTATGGATTTGGGACAAAATAGGATTAGTGGGAATCTCCCAAGGGCGTTTTGTACTAAGTTTCCAAATCTACAAGGTTTATCCGTCTCAAATAATCAATTAGTAGGCCAAATTCCAAGTGGGCTGAACCAATGCACGCAACTTGTTTATCTTTCCTTGTCATATAATCAGTTCACAG GAAGTTTGCCGAGAGACATGTGGAATTTGGCAAAACTTCAAGATTTATTTCTTGCTGGGAATAACCTTACAG GAAATATTCCAAGTGAAATAGAGAACCTCTCATCAATTCGGAGATTGAGTCTTTTCAGAAACCAGTTGGTTGGAACACTGCCAccatctcttggaaatttgtcAACTCTAGTGATGATAGACATTAGTGACAATAATATTCATGGTAATATTCCTCCAGACCTAGGACATATTTCTAGTCTTGAAGAACTATATCTTGGATCTAACATGCTATCAGGTGATGTTCCTCTTGGAattttcaacatttcatcaCTAAAAGTAATAGCACTTGCGGCAAATACTCTGTCTGGTAAACTTCCTTCAAACTTAGCATATAGCCTCCCAAATCTTGAGGGACTTTATCTTGGCATAAACAAATTTAGTGGTACACTTCCTAGCTCAATCTCAAATGCCACTAAGctcaattttcttgatcttggAAGGAACATGTTTAGTGGAAATGTACCAATTGATCTTGGAATAAATCTCCAGCAGATTCAAAGCATCAACTTGCAGAGGAATCAGTTCACAAATGATCTTTCTACGGGCGAATTGAATTTTCTAAATTCCCTCTCACATTGCaagttcttgaaatttttaatgATAGGAGACAACCAGTTTAATGGCAGTCTTCCGAAATCATCCTTAACAAACTTATCGCTGTCTCTTGAGAGGTTCGTTGCCTATAACTGTGGAATCAGGGGGAAAATCCCAGTTGGAATTGGTAATTTAACTAACTTGTCGTGGTTAACACTGGGAGCCAATGAGTTGATTGGTTCAATTCCTCAAGAATTGGGAAACTTGAAAAAGTTGCAAACTTTGAGAATGTATGAGAACAAATTAGATGGGATCATACCTGAAAGCTTATGCAATATCAAAGAATTATACTATTTGGACTTGAGAAGAAATCAGTTTTCAGGGCAAATATTAGGGTGTTTGGGGAATATTTCTTcgttaagaaatatttatttggatTCGAATTCTTTAAGTTCAAATATTCCGTTAAATTTTTGGAGCAACAAAGACATTTCAATAGTGAGTTTGTCCTTCAATCAGTTAAGTGGTCCATTGGCGTTGGAGATTGGAAATATGAGGGGTTTAATTGAGTTATATCTATCAGGAAATCAGTTGTTTGGTCAAATTCCAAGCACTATTGGACAACTTCAGAATTTGGTAAATCTTTCATTAGATATAAATAGGTTAGATGGTGCTATACCTAAGTCATTTGAAAATTTGGTCAGCTTGGAAAACTTGGATCTATCGCACAACAATTTATCAGGCCAAATTCCTATGTCATTGGCAAAGCTTGAGCACCTCATCCATCTGAATGTCTCTTTCAATGAACTATCTGGTGAAATTCCAGATGGAGGACCTTTTTGGTAA
- the LOC132031734 gene encoding probable LRR receptor-like serine/threonine-protein kinase At3g47570, producing the protein MRRRNGMKKVILKFVLGPVVAGAILMTIFIIWLLKYRKRNDQLIPLTDWNGQSHKRFSYYEIVRGTNNFEESNLIGKGSLGMVYKGKFANETVVAIKVFNVQVQDAFKRFDLECEVLRNIRHRNLVKVISSCANLDFKALVLEYMPNGDLDYWLYSHNNFLDLVPRLKIMVDVACALEYLHKGHSLVVVHCDLKPSNILLDGDMVARVSDFGISSLTAHDPVALTKTLGTIGYMAPEYGSQGIVSTMGDVYSYGILLMETFTRKKPVDDQFVGELTLKRWVAESYPHRVMDIVDVNLFSRDDDNEHLLATESCLRSVLEIALECTADLPQDRITMDDVLVRLNKIQTLHNKP; encoded by the exons ATGAGAAGAAGAAACGGGATGAAAAAAGTAATACTAAAATTTGTTCTTGGACCTGTTGTAGCTGGAGCCATACTCATGACCATTTTCATTATTTGGTTGCTGAAATATCGAAAGCGAAACGACCAACTTATTCCTTTAACCGATTGGAATGGTCAATCACACAAGAGATTTTCTTACTATGAAATTGTTCGAGGGACTAACAACTTTGAAGAATCGAATTTGATTGGAAAGGGAAGCCTTGGTATGGTGTATAAGGGGAAATTTGCAAATGAGACAGTAGTTGCTATAAAGGTTTTCAATGTACAAGTACAAGATGCATTCAAAAGGTTCGATTTGGAGTGTGAAGTTTTGCGCAATATTCGCCATAGAAATCTTGTTAAGGTGATTAGTAGTTGTGCTAATCTTGATTTCAAGGCATTGGTGCTAGAGTACATGCCTAATGGAGATCTTGATTATTGGCTTTACTCTCACAATAATTTCTTGGATTTAGTCCCAAGACTGAAAATTATGGTTGATGTGGCTTGTGCCTTAGAGTATCTACACAAAGGTCATTCACTTGTTGTGGTCCATTGCGACTTAAAACCAAGTAACATACTTTTGGATGGAGACATGGTTGCCAGAGTAAGTGACTTTGGTATATCAAGCTTGACGGCGCATGATCCAGTAGCGTTAACCAAGACCTTAGGCACCATTGGCTACATGGCACCAG AGTACGGGTCACAAGGGATAGTGTCAACAATGGGGGATGTTTATAGCTATGGTATTTTATTGATGGAAACCTTCACAAGAAAGAAGCCAGTAGATGATCAATTTGTTGGAGAGCTTACATTGAAGAGATGGGTCGCCGAATCATATCCTCATAGGGTCATGGACATTGTGGATGTCAATTTATTTTCAAGAGATGACGATAATGAACATTTGTTAGCTACTGAAAGTTGTTTGAGATCAGTATTGGAAATTGCTCTTGAATGTACCGCGGACTTGCCTCAAGACCGAATTACCATGGATGACGTCCTTGTAAGGCTCAACAAGATCCAAACTCTGCACAATAAACCTTGA
- the LOC132030053 gene encoding LOW QUALITY PROTEIN: formin-like protein 14 (The sequence of the model RefSeq protein was modified relative to this genomic sequence to represent the inferred CDS: deleted 2 bases in 1 codon), with product MSLLSRFFYRRPPDGLLELDDRVYVFDSCFSTEVLPEGIYQLYLHEIINELHEEFPDSSFLAFNFREGEKRSQFAEILCEYDVTVMDYPRQYEGCPVLPLSLIHHFLCICESWLSLRNNNNVILLHCERGGWPLLAFILASFLIFRKLQSGERKTLEMVYREAPKGLSQLLSPLNPFPSQLRYLQYISRRNISPEWPPPEQALSLDCLILRAIPRFDNQKGCRPIVRIFGRNLLSKDGLSTHMLYSTPKKGRSHRHYRQKDSDVIKIDIQCLVQGDVVLECVHLDLDPEREVMMFRIMFNTAFIRSNILMLNCDNLDILWDSKARFPKGFRAEVLFGDVESISPLKAPTAALNGEETGGLPIEAFSKVQELFSGADWVDTGDDAALWLFKQLSVLNDMKDLSILQSRMSGYSSPFDSEEENNASSIADSLDFLDSEKASSLTYANTTDVNFLDEQDSASDGTSDPKISEGQMKLPMSDIGPVQSLSENDSRLDAAIAPEHSKGVRVCDTRPSSSSPLPSPPSSPASVISSVKFPQSSAPYPPPPPPPLLPAFASSNRSPTPPPPPPPPPPPSIGSNRGHSPPRQPTSSTSPDSFSRGPPPPPPPPPLPNKSFLSTSAPPNPPPVPTFSTSRSALPPPPPPPPPPPPPRGPSNCNLSAPPPPPPPPPFISSKCPPSPPPPPPPPPPSVSSKYSPLPCVTPPPPPPPPPPPSASSRGPPSAPPPPPPPSSKSNRTTPLAPPPPPPPPPPPPSNSKGPPAPPPPPLGVPRQGPTPPAPPPAPKAPNAPPPPRRGLTPGPPPLPGGKGLNAPPPPPSAGRVRASVGSTALGKGRGAGGTSIPPKKASLKPLHWSKVTRAMQGSLWADTQNKENASSAPEIDIKELENLFSVASATDGTGKGGGRRGSKINKPEKVQLIDLRRAYNCEIMLTKIKIPLPDMLNAILALDSSALDIDQVENLIKFCPTKEEMETLRNYNGDKGMLGKCEQFFLELMKVPRVESKLRVFSFTITFSNQVKDLRTNLSTINDATTEVKESAKLRQIMQTILTLGNALNQGTARGSAVGFKLDSLLKLSDTRAKNNKMTLMHYLCKLLAEKMPELLDFDKGLLHLEAASKIQLKSLAEEMQAVSKGLEKVEQELTASDNDGAISSGFQKVLKNFLSTAEAEVKSLTTLYIEVGRSADSLSLYFGEDPARCPFEQVTQILVVFMKMFKKSRDENEQQADAERKKLEKEALKEQAAASSSGKKEVVDADRIKLNFRNQLHAV from the exons ATGTCGCTGTTAAGTAGATTTTTCTACAGGAGGCCCCCAGATGGGTTGCTGGAACTTGATGATAGAGTATATG TTTTTGATTCTTGTTTTTCGACTGAAGTACTGCCTGAGGGAATTTACCAGCTTTACTTGCACGAGATCATAAATGAACTGCACGAAGAATTTCCGGATTCCTCCTTTCTTGCTTTCAATTTCAGAGAAGGCGAGAAAAGGAGCCAGTTCGCGGAGATTTTATGCGAGTATGATGTAACTGTAATGGATTACCCGAGGCAGTATGAAGGCTGTCCTGTACTGCCATTGTCTTTGATACATCATTTTCTATGTATCTGTGAGAGTTGGCTTTCCCTTCGAAATAATAACAATGTAATTTTGTTACACTGTGAGAGAGGTGGTTGGCCCCTTCTAGCCTTCATTTTGGCcagtttcttgattttcagaAAGTTACAAAGTGGAGAGAGAAAAACTCTCGAGATGGTTTATCGTGAGGCACCTAAAGGTTTATCACAATTATTGTCACCTTTGAACCCATTCCCTTCTCAGCTTCGTTACCTGCAATATATATCAAGAAGAAATATATCCCCTGAGTGGCCTCCTCCCGAGCAAGCTCTTTCTTTGGATTGCCTCATTCTTCGTGCCATTCCAAGATTCGACAATCAAAAAGGGTGTAGGCCAATTGTGCGTATTTTTGGCAGGAACCTTCTCAGCAAGGATGGATTGTCAACTCATATGTTGTACTCCACGCCGAAGAAAGGTAGAAGCCATCGACATTATCGCCAG AAGGACAGTGATGTCATCAAGATTGATATTCAGTGTTTGGTGCAAGGAGATGTAGTTTTGGAGTGTGTCCATTTAGACCTGGATCCTGAAAGGGAAGTCATGATGTTCCGTATAATGTTTAACACAGcttttatacggtccaacatttTGATGTTGAACTGCGATAACCTGGATATTCTGTGGGATTCAAAGGCACGCTTTCCGAAAGGCTTTCGAGCTGAG GTTTTATTTGGTGATGTTGAGAGCATATCTCCTCTAAAAGCTCCCACTGCAGCTCTAAATGGTGAGGAGACTGGTGGACTTCCTATTGAAGCTTTTTCAAAGGTACAAGAACTTTTTAGTGGCGCTGATTGGGTTGATACTGGCGATGATGCTGCATTGTGGTTGTTTAAGCAACTATCGGTGCTGAATGATATGAAAGATTTGTCAATTTTGCAAAGTAGGATGAGCGGGTATTCATCCCCATTTGATtctgaagaagaaaataatgcaTCGAGTATTGCTGACAGTTTGGACTTTCTGGACTCAGAGAAAGCTAGTAGTCTTACTTATGCTAATACAACAGATGTCAATTTTTTAGATGAACAGGATTCGGCTTCTGATGGAACTTCTGACCCCAAGATTTCTGAGGGTCAAATGAAGCTTCCTATGTCAGATATTGGTCCTGTTCAGTCTCTTTCTGAGAATGACAGTCGATTGGATGCCGCCATTGCTCCTGAACATTCAAAGGGAGTTCGAGTTTGCGATACAAGaccttcctcttcttctccgtTACCTTCGCCACCCTCGTCACCTGCCTCTGTGATTTCTAGTGTAAAATTCCCTCAATCATCAGCACCATATCCTCCTCCTCCACCACCACCTCTGCTTCCAGCATTTGCAAGTTCTAATAGATCACCTACACCTCCACCGCCgccgccaccaccaccaccaccttcAATTGGTAGTAACAGAGGACATTCACCGCCAAGACAACCtacttcttcaacttctcccGATAGCTTTTCTAGAGGACCTCCGCCACCTCCACCACCTCCACCACTTCCTAATAAAAGCTTTTTATCCACTTCTGCTCCTCCAAATCCACCTCCCGTCCCTACATTTTCTACTTCTAGAAGTGCTCTGCCTCCACCTCCacctccccctccccctcctcctcctcctcgtgGGCCATCTAACTGTAACTTATCAGCTCCTCCGCCACCTCCTCCTCCCCCTCCTTTTATCTCTTCCAAGTGTCCCCCTTCACCTCCTCCACCACCGCCTCCCCCTCCACCTTCCGTGTCATCTAAGTATTCGCCCTTGCCTTGTGTAACTCCCCCGCCTCCCCCACCTCCCCCACCTCCCCCTTCTGCCTCTTCCAGAGGCCCTCCA TCAGCACCTCCTCCACCTCCACCTCCATCCTCTAAATCAAATAGGACAACTCCGTTGGCACCTCCACCGCCACCACCTCCACCACCTCCACCACCAAGCAATTCTAAAGGGCCACCTGCACCTCCTCCACCTCCTTTGGGAGTTCCTAGGCAAGGTCCCACTCCACCTGCACCTCCACCAGCACCAAAGGCTCCTAATGCTCCACCACCTCCTAGGCGGGGTTTGACACCAGGTCCACCTCCACTGCCAGGTGGAAAGGGCCTTAATGCGCCACCACCACCTCCATCTGCTGGACGTGTAAGAGCCTCTGTAGGCTCAACTGCTCTAGGGAAAGGGCGAGGTGCAGGAGGTACTTCAATTCCTCCTAAAAAAGCTTCATTGAAGCCCTTACATTGGTCGAAAGTTACACGGGCTATGCAAGGGAGTTTATGGGCTGATACGCAAAATAAGGAAAATGCTTCCAG CGCACCTGAAATTGATATTAAAGAgcttgaaaatttgttttcggTGGCTTCAGCTACTGATGGAACTGGCAAAGGTGGAGGTCGGCGTGGTTCCAAAATCAACAAACCAGAAAAAGTGCAATTG ATTGATCTGCGCAGGGCATACAATTGCGAAATTATGCTTACAAAAATCAAGATTCCACTGCCTGATATGCTT AATGCTATTTTGGCTTTGGATTCGTCAGCTCTGGACATTGATCAGGTTGAAAATCTGATAAAATTTTGCCcaacaaaagaagaaatggaGACACTGAGG AACTATAATGGGGACAAGGGAATGCTTGGAAAGTGTGAGCAG TTTTTCCTGGAGCTGATGAAGGTCCCACGAGTTGAGTCCAAGTTACGAGTGTTTTCATTTACTATCACTTTTTCTAATCAG GTGAAGGACTTGAGAACTAACCTGAGTACAATTAATGATGCTACTACAGAG GTGAAAGAATCTGCCAAATTACGTCAGATAATGCAGACCATTCTAACATTGGGAAATGCACTGAATCAGGGTACAGCACGAG GATCTGCTGTAGGGTTCAAGTTGGACAGTCTTCTTAAGCTTTCTGACACTCGTGCTAAAAACAACAAAATGACCTTGATGCATTATCTGTGCAAG CTCCTTGCTGAGAAAATGCCAGAGTTGCTTGATTTCGACAAGGGTCTTCTTCACTTGGAAGCTGCTTCTAAG ATCCAACTGAAGTCTTTGGCTGAAGAAATGCAAGCAGTGAGCAAAGGTCTTGAGAAAGTAGAACAAGAACTTACTGCATCCGACAATGATGGTGCAATATCGTCAGGCTTTCAGAAG GTGTTGAAGAATTTCCTCAGTACTGCTGAGGCTGAAGTCAAGTCTCTCACTACTCTTTATATTGAAGTG GGAAGGAGTGCAGACTCCCTATCCCTATATTTTGGCGAGGATCCAGCTCGATGCCCCTTTGAGCAAG TGACACAGATTTTGGTGGTCTTCATGAAGATGTTTAAAAAATCACGTGATGAGAACGAACAGCAAGCTGATGCTGAGAGGAAGAAACTGGAGAAGGAagccttgaaggaacaagcagcTGCTAGTTCTTCCGGAAAGAAAGAAGTTGTCGATGCTGATAGAATAAAACTGAATTTTCGAAATCAGTTACATGCTGTGTGA